A genome region from Deltaproteobacteria bacterium includes the following:
- a CDS encoding ABC transporter permease — protein sequence MKLRNIQAITRKEFYHLIRDYRSLYLAFALPLLLILLFGYALSLDVDNVETVVVDYDNTDLSRDFIRRLDASPYFHVSAHLPDTKAATEYLDHSWAILAVVIPPGWTRDLRGDREASLQLLLDGSDPNFANITRGYMNAFVEQYNQKLLVQFLNRQGMEKIKPPLEGRIRVWFNEDLESRNFIVPGIIAVIIMIVGAMLTSLVIAREYENGTMETIRSLPITAGEFLIGKAIPYFFVGLTDVLISILMGQVLFGVVMKSSFWLMIAASSIYLAVALALGLFISSVTKTQLLANQGAILLTYLPSLLLSNFVFPVVNMPTFLQLVTYIVPATYYIDILNGLYLRNLGLTHLWPSFLVMTVMFAILAVLNYVLLKKEGL from the coding sequence TTCTCCTGTTCGGCTATGCGCTCAGCCTTGACGTGGATAATGTCGAAACGGTTGTGGTGGATTATGACAACACCGATCTGAGCCGGGATTTCATTCGCCGTCTCGACGCCTCTCCGTATTTTCATGTATCTGCACATCTCCCCGATACAAAAGCAGCAACCGAATATTTAGACCACAGTTGGGCAATACTAGCAGTCGTAATACCCCCCGGCTGGACACGGGACCTCCGGGGGGATCGCGAAGCCTCGCTGCAGCTTCTTCTCGATGGCAGCGATCCCAATTTTGCCAATATAACGAGGGGGTACATGAATGCGTTCGTCGAGCAGTACAATCAGAAGCTCCTCGTTCAATTTCTCAACCGCCAGGGGATGGAGAAGATAAAGCCGCCTTTGGAGGGACGAATCAGGGTGTGGTTTAACGAGGATCTGGAAAGCCGGAATTTCATTGTTCCCGGCATCATCGCAGTTATCATCATGATCGTGGGGGCTATGCTGACATCGCTCGTCATCGCACGGGAATATGAAAACGGGACGATGGAAACGATCAGATCTCTCCCCATCACTGCCGGTGAATTCCTGATCGGTAAAGCCATCCCTTATTTCTTCGTGGGGCTGACCGATGTGCTGATCTCCATCCTCATGGGACAGGTTCTCTTCGGCGTCGTCATGAAATCCAGCTTCTGGCTGATGATCGCGGCATCTTCAATTTATCTGGCTGTTGCTTTAGCACTGGGTCTCTTCATTTCATCCGTTACCAAAACCCAACTGCTGGCTAATCAGGGGGCTATTCTCCTCACGTACCTTCCCTCTCTACTCTTATCGAATTTTGTTTTTCCGGTAGTCAACATGCCAACGTTTCTTCAGTTGGTAACGTACATTGTTCCAGCCACGTATTATATCGATATTTTGAACGGCTTATACTTGCGGAATCTCGGGTTGACTCATTTGTGGCCGAGTTTTCTAGTCATGACAGTCATGTTTGCGATTCTGGCAGTCCTAAATTATGTGTTGTTAAAAAAGGAGGGCCTGTAA
- a CDS encoding ABC transporter permease, which translates to MNWLRIRELVRKEFILLFRDRRSRRVLVVAPIVMLLLFGYVVNYDIRIIRVALLDQSHTRESRIIADAFSANKIFRITNFLEDQRELEQLLLKGKVDLGIKIGPDVSRKIRKGETAEIQIIADGSMSNMASIRIAYSVMVLDKLNRQLIRELYPLRMDYGKIDGRIRTWYNPNLDSQHFFVPGIVAFVVMLIALLLTSIAIIKEKESGTIEQLMVTPLKPVELIVGKTIPYIIISLAQMIVVTIIAVFWFQIPLAGSLILLFIATCLFLLSTLGVGLFISTVSSTQQQAMMTTFFFLLPFFMLSGFVFPIANMPVVVQWLTYLNPLRYFLVIIRGIFLKGVGLDVLWHQYAAMAILGLVVFTGAVSRFRKRLD; encoded by the coding sequence ATGAATTGGCTTCGCATCCGGGAACTTGTCCGCAAGGAGTTTATCCTGCTTTTTCGTGACAGGCGAAGCAGGCGCGTTTTAGTAGTCGCCCCCATCGTTATGCTGCTTTTGTTTGGATATGTTGTAAATTACGATATCAGGATCATCCGGGTTGCCCTACTGGATCAGTCACATACGCGGGAAAGTCGCATAATCGCTGATGCCTTCAGCGCCAATAAAATTTTCAGGATCACCAATTTCCTGGAAGACCAGCGGGAATTGGAACAGCTCCTGCTGAAGGGGAAAGTCGATCTTGGCATCAAGATCGGACCCGATGTAAGCCGGAAAATCAGAAAAGGAGAAACAGCGGAAATTCAAATCATAGCGGACGGAAGCATGAGCAACATGGCCTCCATCCGGATAGCCTATTCAGTCATGGTCCTTGATAAATTGAACCGGCAATTGATCAGGGAATTGTATCCGCTGCGAATGGATTACGGCAAAATCGACGGGAGAATCAGAACCTGGTATAATCCAAATCTTGACAGCCAGCATTTCTTCGTCCCCGGCATCGTTGCCTTTGTGGTTATGCTGATCGCCCTTCTGCTAACCTCGATTGCCATCATCAAAGAAAAAGAGTCAGGCACCATAGAACAGCTCATGGTAACCCCCCTAAAACCTGTTGAACTGATTGTGGGTAAAACGATCCCCTATATCATCATTTCACTCGCGCAGATGATTGTAGTTACGATTATTGCTGTTTTCTGGTTCCAAATACCTCTTGCGGGAAGCCTTATCCTCCTCTTTATTGCCACATGCCTGTTCCTTCTGAGTACCCTGGGTGTCGGCCTCTTCATTTCCACCGTTTCCTCAACCCAGCAGCAAGCCATGATGACCACCTTCTTTTTTCTCCTGCCCTTCTTCATGCTGAGCGGCTTTGTATTCCCTATTGCCAACATGCCTGTTGTCGTGCAATGGTTGACATATTTGAACCCTTTGCGGTATTTTCTGGTAATAATCCGGGGAATTTTCCTTAAAGGGGTTGGTCTCGATGTTCTCTGGCACCAATACGCAGCCATGGCCATTCTCGGACTGGTCGTGTTTACCGGCGCTGTCAGCCGTTTCAGAAAACGGCTTGATTAA